One window from the genome of Pseudomonas sp. L5B5 encodes:
- a CDS encoding methyl-accepting chemotaxis protein — protein MEQQYRQVDQVATASHEMSATAQDVARSAAQAAQAARDADQATRQGLTVIDRTTRSIDLLAADMSTAMGQVEGLASDSEQIGSVLEVIRTIAEQTNLLALNAAIEAARAGEAGRGFAVVADEVRNLAQRTQESVEETRQVIEQLQNGTRDVVASMGNSHRQAQGSVEQVGQAVTALRQIGDAVTVISDMNLQIASAAEQQSAVAEEINSNVATIRDVTESLSEQANESARVSQSLNSLANQQQGLMDQFRV, from the coding sequence ATGGAACAGCAGTACCGCCAGGTAGACCAGGTGGCCACTGCATCCCATGAAATGAGTGCCACCGCCCAGGACGTGGCCCGCAGCGCGGCCCAGGCGGCCCAGGCCGCACGGGATGCCGACCAGGCGACCCGGCAGGGCCTGACCGTGATCGACCGCACCACCCGCAGCATCGATCTGCTGGCGGCCGACATGAGCACCGCCATGGGCCAGGTCGAAGGCCTGGCAAGCGACAGCGAACAGATCGGCTCGGTGCTCGAGGTGATCCGCACCATTGCCGAGCAAACCAACCTGCTGGCCCTCAATGCCGCCATCGAAGCCGCACGGGCCGGGGAAGCCGGCCGCGGTTTCGCGGTGGTGGCCGATGAAGTGCGCAACCTAGCGCAGCGTACCCAGGAGTCGGTGGAAGAAACCCGGCAGGTGATCGAACAGCTGCAGAACGGCACCCGCGACGTGGTGGCCTCCATGGGCAACAGCCATCGCCAGGCCCAGGGCAGTGTCGAGCAGGTGGGTCAGGCGGTGACCGCCCTGCGCCAGATCGGCGATGCGGTGACGGTGATCAGCGACATGAACCTGCAGATCGCCAGCGCCGCCGAGCAACAGAGTGCCGTGGCCGAGGAGATCAACAGCAACGTGGCGACGATTCGCGATGTCACCGAGTCGCTGTCGGAACAGGCCAACGAATCGGCGCGAGTCAGCCAGTCGCTGAACAGCCTGGCCAACCAGCAGCAGGGCCTGATGGACCAGTTCCGCGTCTGA